A stretch of DNA from Nitrospinota bacterium:
CTAAAGACATTGAATGGATCAAGGTAGGCGGTGGATACCTGAAGAAAGACGTGCAGATACCAGAGGTGGGACGATACAATGCTGGTCAAAAGATGTTCTTTGTTTTCGTTATCGTCTTTGGAGCTCTGATCTTTATTTCAGGTCTCATGATGTGGTTTCCCTTTTCGTTTCCTAAGGGATTGGTAAGACTTAGCTATGTTGTTCATGTCTTGAGCTTCTTGGCCCTCGTTCCATTCATTGTAGTGCATATCTATCTTGGCTCGATTGGTGCTCCTGGAGGAATTCATGCTATGATTACGGGATATGTTGCTAAAGAATGGGTTGAGAAACATCATCCAGGATGGCTAAAGGAGGTAGAGAGCGGACAGAGAGAGGGATAGATAATCGATAAAAATAAAAAAGGCTTGCCTTTTTGGTAAGCCTTTTTTATTATGTACGGACAAAAAACTTATTTTGGAAATAAAAATGAAAGAATTGAATAAAGAGCTTGAGAGAATAGATGAGAAGATAAAGAAAAATCCGGTATATTCTGATATTCTTGAGCTCTATAAAGAGATATTAAAGGCCAAAAACAGATATAAAGATATTTTGAAGGTAGAGCCTTTGGATATAGATGAAGAGATGATAGAAAGAGCAATAAAAAACGAATTTCCTGCAGTTCGTAAAGATAAAATCAATGCGGATTTTGAGGCATTGGAGAAATATTTTTTTGAGTTATTGAATCTGTTTAAAGAGAAAGAGGAAGATTTGGCAGAGGAATTAAAATCAGCAATTCAAAGAAGAGAAATTAATCTTAAGGAATTGGTAAGGGATGTG
This window harbors:
- a CDS encoding formate dehydrogenase subunit gamma — encoded protein: MSQYIKASTPIERFIHWVLAISCLLLIISGLGFMFHDLSFVSRFFGGLYAMKVIHSYLGIVFGISLLFSLFTWLEAAKFDSKDIEWIKVGGGYLKKDVQIPEVGRYNAGQKMFFVFVIVFGALIFISGLMMWFPFSFPKGLVRLSYVVHVLSFLALVPFIVVHIYLGSIGAPGGIHAMITGYVAKEWVEKHHPGWLKEVESGQREG